A genomic window from Apus apus isolate bApuApu2 chromosome 26, bApuApu2.pri.cur, whole genome shotgun sequence includes:
- the KCTD9 gene encoding BTB/POZ domain-containing protein KCTD9 yields MRRVTLFVNGSPRNGKVVAVYGTLSDLLSVASNKLGIKATSVYNGKGGLIDDIALIRDDDVLFVCEGEPFIDPQTDGRPHEELTGSHTDWLTLNVGGRYFTTTRSTLVNKEPDSMLAHMFKDKDAWGNKQDHRGAFLIDRSPEYFEPILNYLRHGQLIVNDGINLLGVLEEARFFGIDSLIEHLEIAIKNSQPAEDHSPISRKEFVRFLLATPTKSELRCQGLNFSGADLSRLDLRYINFKMANLSRCNLAHANLCCANLERADLSGSVLDCANLQGVKMLCSNAEGASLKGCNFEDPSGLKANLEGANLKGVDMEGSQMTGINLRVATLKNAKLKNCNLRGATLAGTDLENCDLSGCDLQEANLRGSNVKGAIFEEMLTPLHMSQSVR; encoded by the exons ATGAGGCGGGTGACGCTGTTCGTTAACGGCAGCCCCCGGAACGGGAAG GTTGTGGCAGTTTATGGGACCCTCTCAGACCTGCTCTCTGTGGCCAGTAACAAGCTGGGAATAAAAGCCACCAGTGTTTACAATGGGAAGGGGGGGCTCATTGATGACATTGCTTTGATCAG GGATGATgatgttttgtttgtctgtgaAGGGGAACCATTCATTG ATCCTCAGACTGATGGAAGACCTCATGAAGAGCTGACAGGGTCCCACACAGACTGGTTAACACTCAATGTTGGAGGCAGATACTTCACCACTACAAG GAGCACTTTGGTTAATAAAGAACCTGACAGCATGTTGGCCCACATGTTTAAAGATAAAG ATGCTTGGGGAAATAAGCAAGATCATAGAGGAGCATTCCTAATTGACCGCAGTCCAGAGTATTTTGAGCCAATTTTGAACTATTTACGTCACGGACAGCTCATTGTAAATGATGGCATTAATTTGCTAG GTGTTTTGGAAGAAGCCAGGTTTTTTGGTATCGATTCACTAATCGAACATCTAGAAATAGCTATTAAG AATTCCCAGCCAGCTGAGGATCACTCTCCCATCTCTCGGAAGGAATTTGTCCGATTCCTGCTGGCAACTCCAACCAAGTCTGAGCTGCGATGTCAG GGTCTCAATTTCAGTGGGGCAGATCTCTCCCGGCTAGATCTTCGCTACATCAACTTCAAGATGGCAAACCTGAGCCGCTGCAACCTGGCCCACGCCAACCTGTGCTGTGCAAACCTGGAAAGAGCTGACCTctctggctctgtgctggat TGTGCAAACCTTCAAGGGGTGAAGATGCTGTGTTCCAATGCAGAAGGAGCCTCTCTAAAAGGCTGCAATTTTGAAGATCCATCAGGCCTTAAAGCTAATTTGGAAG GTGCTAACCTGAAAGGTGTTGACATGGAAGGCAGTCAAATGACAGGAATTAATCTCAGAGTTgcaacactgaaaaatgcaaaactaaaaAACTGTAATCTTAGAGGAGCAACTTTGGCAGGAACTGATTTGGAA AATTGTGATCTATCAGGCTGTGATCTCCAAGAAGCTAATTTGAGGGGATCTAATGTAAAAGGAGCTATCTTTGAAGAGATGCTGACACCTTTGCACATGTCTCAGAGCGTCAGATAG
- the GNRH1 gene encoding progonadoliberin-1, translating into MEKSRKIFVSVLLVVLSVEICLAQHWSYGLQPGGKRNAENLAGSFQEIANEMEKSGEVQQSECPGLSQHPRASELREAVERLMEGEGRAKKI; encoded by the exons ATGGAGAAGTCCAGGAAGATCTTTGTCAGTGTCCTCCTGGTTGTCCTGTCTGTGGAAATCTGCTTGGCTCAACACTGGTCCTATGGCCTGCAACcaggagggaagaggaatgCTGAAAACCTGGCAGGATCATTTCAAGAG ATTgcaaatgaaatggaaaaatcaggGGAAGTGCAGCAGAGTGAATGTCCAGGCTTgtcccagcaccccagggccAGTGAGCTGAGGGAAGCTGTG GAAAGGCTGAtggaaggagaaggcagagcaAAGAAGATTTAA